In Agromyces archimandritae, one genomic interval encodes:
- a CDS encoding TetR/AcrR family transcriptional regulator, translating into MPAPRAAASGRRARLTPEERRAQLVALGVAALAEHPLGEISLEALAADAGVSRGLVFHYFGSKQGLSRELVRTARDSMLRATEPRPELEPLPRLHDTLERTVGFVRDHGGTFFSLVRGTASGDPEIRAVVEQARVLQTDRVTALFVDRGIEVSESLRFGLRAWIAFVEQMLVDAVHGAGRPAPEIVALLEGTLAGIVREIEPEAAAALFG; encoded by the coding sequence ATGCCTGCTCCACGAGCCGCCGCCTCGGGACGACGCGCACGACTCACCCCCGAAGAACGCCGCGCCCAGCTCGTCGCCCTCGGCGTCGCAGCCCTGGCCGAACACCCCCTCGGCGAGATCAGCCTCGAGGCCCTCGCCGCCGATGCCGGGGTCTCCCGCGGCCTCGTGTTCCACTACTTCGGCTCGAAGCAGGGCCTCAGCCGCGAACTCGTCCGCACCGCCCGCGACAGCATGCTGCGGGCCACCGAGCCGCGGCCCGAACTGGAGCCCCTCCCCCGCCTGCACGACACCCTCGAGCGCACCGTCGGCTTCGTGCGCGACCACGGCGGCACCTTCTTCTCGCTCGTGCGCGGCACCGCCAGCGGCGACCCCGAGATCCGCGCCGTCGTCGAACAGGCCCGGGTGCTGCAGACCGACCGCGTCACCGCGCTCTTCGTCGACCGGGGCATCGAGGTCTCCGAATCTCTGAGGTTCGGCCTGCGCGCCTGGATCGCCTTCGTCGAGCAGATGCTCGTGGATGCCGTGCACGGCGCCGGGCGGCCCGCACCCGAGATCGTCGCGCTGCTGGAAGGCACGCTCGCCGGCATCGTCCGCGAGATCGAGCCTGAGGCGGCCGCCGCCTTGTTCGGGTAG
- a CDS encoding DUF6230 family protein, whose translation MKLSSLTGSRAGRVALAAVPVGVAASLVLAGVANGQVPVSFAVSGSQFKISAAQLEGTGFSQYAGVASEEDGTPHPVAISNIGSASLAELCQSVVTETPLGTVGLLIHAGGDGNPATATDLQIGLTDLQGDAEFGNIRIGVDASTVNTPAKGEAGGFAQDSDSISIAGLRQTAWSTHAGVFTLNGLHLQLTDGDECF comes from the coding sequence ATGAAGCTCTCGTCTCTCACGGGCTCGCGCGCAGGCCGCGTCGCCCTCGCCGCGGTGCCGGTCGGCGTCGCCGCGAGCCTGGTGCTGGCGGGTGTCGCCAACGGCCAGGTCCCCGTCTCGTTCGCCGTCTCGGGCAGCCAGTTCAAGATCTCGGCCGCCCAGCTGGAGGGCACCGGGTTCTCGCAGTACGCGGGCGTGGCCAGCGAGGAGGACGGCACCCCGCATCCCGTCGCGATCTCGAACATCGGCTCCGCCTCCCTCGCCGAGCTCTGCCAGTCGGTCGTGACCGAGACCCCGCTCGGCACGGTGGGGCTGCTGATCCACGCCGGCGGCGACGGCAATCCCGCGACCGCGACCGATCTGCAGATCGGCCTGACCGACCTGCAGGGCGACGCGGAGTTCGGCAACATCCGCATCGGCGTCGACGCATCCACCGTCAACACCCCCGCCAAGGGCGAGGCGGGCGGCTTCGCGCAGGACTCCGACTCGATCAGCATCGCCGGCCTCCGCCAGACCGCATGGTCCACGCACGCCGGCGTCTTCACCTTGAACGGCCTGCACCTGCAGCTGACGGACGGGGACGAGTGCTTCTGA
- a CDS encoding DUF6114 domain-containing protein has translation MLLSRRPRPADEAAAGEEEANEAAGRDRAGHEPGAFGRWMRSRPSVGGLITIVAGVALFFSSQLDLGNMHVQVGVEGMQATLLPAIVSLTGLLAMLMPKQHIFYGVIALVASVYSLVSVNLGGFFVGFVLGCVGGVVIVSWMPGGTARRGRRARRDAESAGETAAEAEEPVALHLVPEADAERTSA, from the coding sequence GTGCTTCTGAGCCGTCGGCCGCGCCCGGCGGACGAGGCGGCGGCCGGCGAAGAGGAGGCGAACGAGGCGGCCGGGCGCGACAGGGCCGGGCACGAGCCCGGCGCCTTCGGGCGGTGGATGCGCAGCAGGCCCTCGGTTGGGGGGCTGATCACGATCGTCGCCGGAGTCGCGCTGTTCTTCTCGAGCCAGCTCGACCTCGGCAATATGCACGTGCAGGTCGGCGTCGAGGGCATGCAGGCGACCCTGCTGCCGGCGATCGTCTCGCTGACGGGGCTGCTGGCGATGCTGATGCCCAAGCAGCACATCTTCTACGGGGTGATCGCGCTCGTGGCCTCGGTGTATTCGCTCGTGTCGGTGAACCTCGGCGGCTTCTTCGTCGGGTTCGTCCTCGGCTGCGTCGGCGGCGTCGTCATCGTGTCGTGGATGCCCGGGGGCACCGCCCGCCGCGGGCGCCGTGCCCGCCGCGACGCGGAGTCGGCCGGCGAGACGGCAGCCGAGGCGGAGGAGCCGGTCGCCCTGCACCTCGTGCCCGAGGCCGACGCGGAACGGACGAGCGCATGA
- the pth gene encoding aminoacyl-tRNA hydrolase has product MAENTWLVVGLGNPGDRYAATRHNVGQMVADELAARIGAAFKRHKTPSRVAEGFLAPGGPKLVVAKPNSYMNTSGGPVSALAKFYSVPPERIIVLHDELDIPFDAIKLKRGGGHGGHNGIRDIAQALGSPEFTRVRVGIGRPPGRQDAADFVLKPFGTAERASLPVLIGDAADAVEAVVADGLTAAQQRFHSPA; this is encoded by the coding sequence ATGGCCGAGAACACCTGGCTCGTCGTCGGCCTCGGCAACCCCGGCGACCGCTACGCGGCCACCCGGCACAACGTCGGCCAGATGGTCGCCGACGAACTCGCCGCCCGCATCGGCGCCGCGTTCAAGCGGCACAAGACGCCCTCGCGCGTGGCCGAAGGCTTCCTCGCCCCCGGCGGGCCGAAGCTCGTCGTCGCCAAACCCAACAGCTACATGAACACCTCCGGCGGGCCCGTCTCAGCGCTCGCGAAGTTCTATTCGGTGCCGCCCGAGCGCATCATCGTGCTGCACGACGAACTCGACATCCCCTTCGACGCGATCAAGCTGAAACGCGGCGGCGGCCACGGCGGCCACAACGGCATCCGCGACATCGCCCAGGCGCTCGGCTCGCCCGAGTTCACGCGCGTGCGCGTCGGCATCGGCCGCCCGCCCGGGCGGCAGGACGCGGCGGATTTCGTGCTGAAGCCCTTCGGCACGGCCGAACGGGCCTCGTTGCCCGTGCTCATCGGCGATGCGGCGGATGCCGTGGAGGCCGTCGTCGCAGACGGGCTCACCGCCGCGCAGCAGCGCTTCCACTCGCCGGCGTGA
- the mfd gene encoding transcription-repair coupling factor, with protein MTLHGLLTALSRASTVDGALAHAGRSAEFSAPVGLDAPLVAGLIERRRDAGRPPVALVVTATSREGEAFGQSLEPYLGEVELLEFPAWETLPHERLSPSAETVGRRLHALRRLREYADRAETHPLVVVASVRAALQPLADNLAEIEPIVLRAGERGHDLAEIARRLVDLAYARVDMVARRGEFAVRGGILDVFPPTADHPLRVEFFGDEVEEVRAFSVADQRSLPEPVEYVRLAPSRELLLTPSVRQRAREMVHEFPSIAGLLEKIAEGIPAEGMESLAPALLERLVPITHYLPAGAAVAVLAPERVESRAVSLAETNREFLAAAWVAATAGAETPIDLAAGDFLTLRELREAALYSAPGEADPGRVWWTFSAFDQGDALEELQDAAAAAAAQGPGEAYVRVAADAMPSFQGNLEGAVAHVGARLREGWSLVIASAGVGLVERARDVLAEHELAGRIVDEMPAEPEAGVAYLVQASAARGFEVPEARLGLLSESEFYGRTAGYENRQAKKLATRRRNVVDPLQLKPGDFVVHQTHGIGRFVEMVQREVATGTRPKGPSRTAGIQQQPKAVREYLVLEYAPSKRGQPGDRLYVPTDQLDLLSRYVGGEAPALSKMGGSDWAQAKGRARKAVRDIAVELVKLYSARMAAKGHAFGPDTPWQRELEEAFPYAETPDQLQTIDEVKADMERPIPMDRLLAGDVGFGKTEVAVRAAFKAIQEGKQVAMLVPTTLLVKQHMETFGERFAGFPVQLRALSRFQSDKEAREALAGLADGSVDMVIGTHRILTEKVRFKDLGLLIVDEEQRFGVEHKDQLKKLKTNVDILAMSATPIPRTLEMAVTGIREMSTLATPPEDRHPILSYVGQYSERQVAAAIRRELIREGQVFFVHNRVSSINRVAAQLAELVPEARIAVAHGQLPESVLEQIVVDFWERKFDVLVSTTIIETGLDIANANTIIIDRADKYGLSQLHQLRGRVGRGRERAYAYFLWDGAKPLTETAADRLETIAANNELGGGMQIALKDLEIRGAGNLLGAEQAGHIAGVGFDLYLRMIGEAVSAFRGDVAEGQTELRLELPVDAHIPEEYIDSERLRLEAYQKLSAASGPAAGDGQIGEVADELADRYGEAPEAVQRLIAVSRLRRQAQLAGLSDLVATGSKLRIAPAKLPDSKRVRLERLYPGAKVFAQNDVILVPMPEAAGDAELLAWVGKLLTAIFPPPEPAADAAAAGAEAAGA; from the coding sequence GTGACTCTTCACGGCTTGCTCACGGCGCTTTCGCGCGCCTCCACGGTCGACGGCGCGCTCGCGCATGCCGGCCGCAGCGCCGAATTCTCCGCCCCCGTCGGGCTCGACGCCCCCCTCGTCGCCGGCCTCATCGAACGGCGCAGAGACGCGGGCCGGCCGCCCGTCGCCCTCGTCGTGACCGCGACGAGCCGTGAGGGCGAGGCCTTCGGGCAGTCCCTCGAGCCCTACCTCGGTGAGGTGGAACTCCTCGAGTTCCCGGCGTGGGAGACGCTGCCGCACGAACGGCTGAGCCCCTCGGCCGAGACCGTCGGGCGGCGCCTGCACGCCCTCAGACGCCTCAGGGAGTACGCCGACCGGGCCGAGACCCACCCGCTCGTCGTCGTCGCCTCGGTGCGCGCCGCCCTGCAGCCCCTCGCCGACAACCTCGCCGAGATCGAGCCGATCGTGCTGCGAGCCGGGGAGCGCGGGCACGACCTCGCCGAGATCGCCCGCCGGCTCGTCGACCTCGCCTATGCGCGCGTGGACATGGTGGCCCGGCGCGGCGAGTTCGCGGTGCGCGGCGGCATCCTCGACGTGTTCCCGCCGACCGCCGACCACCCGCTCCGCGTCGAGTTCTTCGGCGACGAGGTCGAGGAGGTGCGCGCATTCTCGGTCGCCGACCAGCGCTCGCTGCCGGAGCCCGTCGAGTACGTCCGCCTCGCCCCGAGCCGTGAGCTGCTGCTCACCCCCTCGGTGCGGCAGCGCGCCCGCGAGATGGTGCACGAGTTCCCGAGCATCGCGGGCCTCCTCGAGAAGATCGCCGAGGGCATCCCGGCCGAGGGCATGGAATCGCTCGCGCCGGCCCTGCTCGAACGCCTCGTACCGATCACGCACTACCTGCCGGCCGGCGCCGCCGTCGCCGTCCTCGCCCCCGAGCGCGTCGAGAGCCGGGCGGTGAGCCTCGCCGAGACGAACCGGGAGTTCCTCGCCGCCGCCTGGGTCGCCGCGACCGCCGGAGCGGAAACCCCCATCGACCTCGCCGCCGGCGACTTCCTCACCCTCCGCGAACTGCGCGAGGCCGCCCTCTACAGCGCACCGGGCGAGGCCGACCCGGGGCGCGTGTGGTGGACCTTCAGCGCATTCGACCAGGGCGACGCGCTCGAGGAACTGCAGGATGCCGCCGCAGCAGCGGCCGCGCAGGGCCCCGGCGAGGCCTACGTCCGCGTCGCCGCCGACGCCATGCCGAGCTTCCAGGGCAACCTCGAAGGGGCGGTCGCGCACGTCGGCGCGCGCCTCCGCGAGGGCTGGAGCCTCGTGATCGCCAGTGCGGGGGTCGGCCTCGTCGAGCGTGCCCGCGATGTGCTCGCCGAGCACGAACTCGCGGGGCGCATCGTGGACGAGATGCCCGCCGAGCCCGAGGCGGGCGTCGCCTACCTCGTGCAGGCATCCGCCGCCCGAGGCTTCGAGGTGCCCGAGGCCCGCCTCGGCCTGCTGTCGGAATCCGAGTTCTACGGGCGGACCGCCGGCTATGAGAACCGGCAGGCCAAGAAGCTCGCGACCCGCCGCCGCAACGTCGTCGACCCGCTGCAGCTGAAGCCCGGCGACTTCGTCGTGCACCAGACCCACGGCATCGGCCGCTTCGTCGAGATGGTGCAGCGCGAGGTCGCCACCGGCACGCGACCCAAGGGGCCCAGCCGCACCGCCGGCATCCAGCAGCAGCCCAAGGCCGTGCGCGAATACCTCGTGCTCGAATACGCGCCCTCCAAGCGCGGCCAGCCCGGCGATCGCCTCTACGTGCCGACCGACCAGCTCGACCTCCTGAGCCGCTACGTCGGCGGCGAGGCGCCGGCGCTTTCGAAGATGGGCGGCAGCGACTGGGCGCAGGCCAAGGGCCGGGCCCGCAAGGCCGTGCGCGATATCGCCGTCGAGCTCGTGAAGCTCTACTCGGCGCGCATGGCCGCCAAAGGCCACGCCTTCGGCCCCGACACCCCCTGGCAGCGAGAGCTCGAAGAGGCCTTCCCGTACGCCGAGACCCCCGACCAGCTGCAGACCATCGACGAGGTCAAGGCCGATATGGAGCGGCCGATCCCGATGGACCGGCTGCTGGCCGGCGACGTCGGCTTCGGCAAGACCGAGGTCGCCGTGCGCGCCGCCTTCAAGGCGATCCAGGAGGGCAAGCAGGTCGCGATGCTCGTGCCGACGACCCTGCTCGTCAAACAGCACATGGAGACCTTCGGCGAACGCTTCGCCGGCTTCCCCGTGCAACTGCGGGCCCTCAGCCGCTTCCAGAGCGACAAGGAGGCGCGCGAGGCGCTCGCGGGCCTGGCCGACGGATCCGTCGACATGGTCATCGGCACCCACCGCATCCTCACCGAGAAGGTGCGCTTCAAGGACCTCGGCCTCCTCATCGTCGACGAGGAGCAGCGATTCGGCGTCGAGCACAAGGATCAGCTGAAGAAGCTGAAGACCAACGTCGACATCCTCGCGATGAGCGCCACCCCCATCCCGCGCACCCTGGAGATGGCCGTCACCGGCATCCGCGAGATGTCGACGCTTGCGACCCCGCCCGAAGACCGCCACCCGATCCTCAGCTACGTCGGCCAGTACTCGGAGCGGCAGGTCGCCGCCGCGATCCGCCGCGAACTCATCCGCGAAGGCCAGGTGTTCTTCGTCCACAACCGGGTGTCGTCGATCAACCGGGTCGCCGCGCAACTGGCCGAGCTCGTGCCCGAAGCGCGCATCGCCGTCGCCCATGGGCAGCTGCCCGAGTCGGTGCTCGAGCAGATCGTCGTCGACTTCTGGGAGCGCAAGTTCGACGTGCTCGTCTCGACCACGATCATCGAGACCGGCCTCGACATCGCCAACGCGAACACGATCATCATCGACCGCGCCGATAAGTACGGGCTCAGCCAGCTGCACCAGCTACGCGGGCGCGTCGGTCGCGGGCGCGAGCGCGCTTACGCCTACTTCCTGTGGGACGGTGCGAAGCCGCTGACCGAGACGGCCGCCGACCGGCTCGAGACGATCGCCGCCAACAACGAGCTCGGCGGCGGCATGCAGATCGCCCTGAAGGATCTCGAGATCCGCGGGGCGGGCAATCTGCTCGGCGCCGAGCAGGCCGGGCACATCGCCGGCGTCGGCTTCGACCTGTACCTCAGGATGATCGGCGAGGCCGTCTCGGCGTTCCGCGGGGACGTCGCCGAAGGCCAGACCGAGCTGCGCCTCGAGCTGCCGGTGGATGCGCACATCCCCGAGGAGTACATCGACTCCGAGCGCCTGCGGCTCGAGGCGTACCAGAAGCTTTCGGCGGCGAGCGGTCCGGCGGCCGGCGACGGGCAGATCGGCGAGGTCGCCGACGAGCTCGCCGACCGGTACGGCGAAGCGCCCGAGGCGGTGCAGCGGCTCATCGCCGTTTCGCGCCTCCGGCGGCAGGCGCAGCTGGCCGGCCTCAGCGACCTCGTCGCGACCGGATCGAAGCTGCGGATCGCGCCCGCGAAGCTGCCCGACTCCAAGCGCGTGCGGCTCGAACGCCTCTACCCGGGGGCGAAGGTGTTCGCGCAGAACGACGTCATCCTCGTGCCGATGCCCGAGGCGGCCGGCGATGCCGAACTGCTCGCCTGGGTCGGCAAGCTCCTGACGGCGATCTTCCCGCCGCCCGAGCCGGCCGCGGATGCGGCGGCGGCCGGCGCGGAGGCGGCCGGCGCCTGA
- a CDS encoding Na+/H+ antiporter NhaA has product MRLLRSERFSALLLLLAAVLGLVLANTAIGPGLLELKGAHLGWAAIGLDLSIGHWVSDGLLAIFFFIVAVELRRELVVGELASPAKALLPAIAAAGGVITPALVYLLIAVVLPGGTGGAGLEAGWPIPTATDIAFALGVLGLFGRWIPGRVRVFLLALAVLDDLVGILIIAFFFTDTVELPFLGLAAACVAVFGVLSRMLKPRAAWMLARRPAWPIALALVVLGVLAWYFVLRSGVHATIAGVLLGLVIARSPGAHAEHRLEPFSNGIVLPLFAFSAAAVAIPAVAPAELSPAFWAIVVALPVGKIVGITLFGTVGGLIAARRSGPSARIPTVDVIVVGVLGGIGFTVALLMNELAFGRSHAVADQGTLAVLLGSGIAMLASAFAVTARSRHYARTLARRG; this is encoded by the coding sequence ATGCGACTGCTCCGTTCCGAGCGATTCTCCGCCCTCCTCCTGCTCCTGGCCGCCGTCCTCGGCCTCGTCCTCGCGAACACCGCGATCGGCCCCGGCCTCCTCGAGCTGAAGGGCGCGCACCTCGGCTGGGCGGCGATCGGCCTCGACCTCTCGATCGGGCACTGGGTGAGCGACGGGCTGTTGGCGATCTTCTTCTTCATCGTCGCCGTGGAGCTCCGCCGCGAACTCGTCGTCGGCGAGCTCGCGAGCCCCGCGAAGGCGCTGCTGCCGGCGATCGCGGCCGCCGGCGGCGTCATCACACCGGCCCTCGTCTACCTGCTGATCGCCGTGGTGCTGCCCGGTGGCACCGGCGGGGCGGGCCTCGAGGCCGGCTGGCCGATCCCGACCGCGACCGACATCGCCTTCGCGCTCGGCGTGCTCGGCCTGTTCGGCCGGTGGATCCCGGGCCGGGTCCGCGTGTTCCTCCTCGCGCTGGCCGTGCTGGACGACCTCGTCGGCATCCTCATCATCGCCTTCTTCTTCACCGACACCGTCGAACTGCCCTTCCTCGGGCTCGCGGCCGCGTGCGTGGCCGTGTTCGGGGTGCTGAGCCGCATGCTGAAGCCGCGTGCGGCGTGGATGCTGGCGCGTCGCCCGGCCTGGCCGATCGCGCTCGCCCTCGTGGTGCTCGGGGTGCTCGCCTGGTACTTCGTGCTGCGCTCGGGGGTGCACGCGACGATCGCCGGCGTGCTGCTCGGCCTCGTCATCGCCCGCAGCCCGGGCGCGCACGCCGAGCACCGCCTCGAACCCTTCTCGAACGGCATCGTGCTGCCGCTGTTCGCGTTCTCGGCCGCGGCGGTCGCGATCCCCGCCGTCGCCCCCGCCGAGCTCTCCCCCGCGTTCTGGGCGATCGTCGTCGCGCTGCCGGTCGGCAAGATCGTCGGCATCACCCTGTTCGGCACCGTCGGCGGGCTGATCGCCGCGAGGCGCTCGGGTCCGAGTGCGAGGATCCCGACGGTCGACGTGATCGTCGTCGGCGTGCTCGGCGGCATCGGCTTCACCGTCGCGCTGCTCATGAACGAGCTCGCCTTCGGGCGCAGCCACGCGGTCGCCGATCAGGGCACGCTCGCGGTGCTCCTCGGCTCGGGCATCGCGATGCTCGCCTCGGCCTTCGCGGTCACCGCCCGCTCCCGCCACTACGCGCGCACCCTCGCCCGCCGCGGCTGA
- a CDS encoding MazG family protein, translated as MTETAPRHPGLDELIDTVQRLRAPDGCPWDAEQTHASLVRYLVEECYELVEAIESGDRAELVEELGDVLYQVLFHADIAAHTPGEGFDIDDVARHMTAKMIGRHPHVFGDREAETAEDVMGFWEELKRAEKPHRTSVLDGVPAGMPALALADKVIGKAGKLGVAPDAGTGPAADAADEEALGAELFGIVAAARAKGLDPERALRGAIRAFAGEVRRAEAAGSGADA; from the coding sequence ATGACGGAGACCGCCCCCCGGCATCCGGGACTCGACGAACTGATCGACACCGTCCAGCGTCTGCGCGCGCCCGACGGATGCCCGTGGGATGCGGAGCAGACCCACGCCTCCCTCGTGCGGTACCTCGTCGAGGAGTGCTACGAACTCGTCGAGGCGATCGAGTCGGGCGACCGCGCCGAACTCGTCGAAGAGCTCGGCGATGTGCTCTACCAGGTGCTCTTCCACGCCGACATCGCCGCGCATACGCCGGGCGAGGGCTTCGACATCGACGACGTCGCCCGGCACATGACGGCGAAGATGATCGGCCGCCACCCGCACGTCTTCGGCGACCGCGAGGCCGAGACCGCCGAGGACGTCATGGGGTTCTGGGAGGAGCTGAAGCGGGCCGAGAAGCCGCACCGCACGAGCGTGCTCGACGGTGTGCCGGCCGGGATGCCGGCGCTCGCCCTCGCCGACAAGGTCATCGGCAAGGCCGGCAAGCTCGGCGTGGCTCCGGATGCCGGTACGGGCCCGGCCGCCGATGCCGCCGACGAGGAGGCGCTCGGCGCCGAGCTCTTCGGCATCGTCGCGGCCGCCCGGGCGAAGGGCCTCGACCCCGAGCGGGCCCTGCGCGGCGCGATCCGCGCCTTCGCGGGCGAGGTGCGCCGCGCCGAGGCGGCGGGCAGCGGCGCCGACGCCTGA
- a CDS encoding ABC transporter permease translates to MIGFWRGTGLIVALDLRQRVRGVAWYVLLGIFVFLIFLVAVLLTMATDAWEAGGGGVFSTIVFFVLLLGTLVSPAMSGNAINGDREQGTLATTQVTLVTTGQIVVGKWIAAWLTALAFLAAAVPFLVYGLVLGGVSGWTIALSIFVTAVELGVVAAVGVGLSGVLVKPLFSVVVTYLVVAALSIGTLIAFGLGGTAVQSTATVTQKMVDWSKLDANGEVPGGGPVPCLPTETNTYQVPRYDLVWGFLAANPYVVVADAAATDFTDDGEPRDLFGWISVAVRQAQQPPELDQVIDACATFRSGEPESYESQTPKEIFDAAVPSWFVGLGIHVLLGAGALWWAWARTRTPAKRLSAGSRIA, encoded by the coding sequence GTGATCGGGTTCTGGCGGGGCACCGGCCTCATCGTCGCGCTGGACCTGCGACAGCGCGTGCGCGGCGTCGCCTGGTACGTGCTGCTCGGCATCTTCGTGTTCCTGATCTTCCTCGTCGCCGTGCTGCTCACGATGGCCACGGACGCCTGGGAGGCCGGCGGCGGCGGGGTGTTCTCGACGATCGTCTTCTTCGTGCTGCTGCTCGGCACGCTCGTCTCGCCGGCGATGTCGGGCAACGCGATCAACGGCGACCGCGAGCAGGGCACCCTCGCGACGACGCAGGTGACGCTCGTGACGACCGGGCAGATCGTCGTCGGCAAGTGGATCGCGGCGTGGCTGACGGCCCTCGCCTTCCTGGCCGCCGCGGTGCCGTTCCTCGTCTACGGGCTCGTGCTCGGCGGGGTCTCGGGGTGGACGATCGCGCTGTCGATCTTCGTCACCGCGGTCGAGCTCGGCGTCGTCGCCGCGGTCGGCGTGGGGCTGTCGGGGGTGCTCGTGAAGCCGCTCTTCTCGGTGGTCGTCACCTATCTCGTGGTCGCGGCCTTGTCGATCGGCACCCTCATCGCCTTCGGCCTGGGCGGCACCGCCGTGCAGTCGACGGCGACGGTGACGCAGAAGATGGTCGACTGGTCGAAGCTCGACGCGAACGGCGAGGTTCCGGGCGGCGGACCCGTCCCCTGCCTGCCGACCGAGACGAACACGTACCAGGTGCCGCGCTACGACCTCGTCTGGGGTTTCCTCGCCGCAAACCCGTACGTCGTGGTGGCGGATGCCGCCGCCACCGATTTCACCGACGACGGCGAGCCCCGCGACCTCTTCGGATGGATCTCGGTCGCCGTGCGGCAGGCGCAGCAGCCGCCCGAACTCGATCAGGTCATCGACGCCTGCGCGACCTTCCGGAGCGGGGAGCCCGAGTCGTACGAGTCGCAGACGCCGAAGGAGATCTTCGACGCGGCCGTGCCGTCGTGGTTCGTCGGCCTCGGCATCCACGTGCTGCTCGGCGCCGGCGCGCTCTGGTGGGCCTGGGCCCGCACCCGGACGCCCGCCAAACGCCTGTCGGCCGGCAGCCGCATCGCCTGA
- a CDS encoding ABC transporter ATP-binding protein: MPDPIPAGIRAQHLARSFGDVHAVRDASFEVGPGTVAGLIGPNGSGKTTLLLMLATLLAPDAGSIRIGGLDPVAEPRAVRERMGWMPDALGVWPSLTVRVALEMSGRMYGLGRARAAERAAELIRLVDLVPLAEQPARVLSRGQKQRLSLARALVHDPAVLLLDEPASGLDPAARVALRVLVRRVAAEGKTVLVSSHVLAELEEMADTAVYLSGGVTAAADAVARAARASRDWRIRSLDPAALAAALEAAGYGEHARVDRGETIVPVTDEAAAAQLLAHLTAAGVPIVAYGPAVGDLEHVFLDLNGERP; this comes from the coding sequence ATGCCCGATCCGATTCCCGCCGGCATCCGCGCCCAGCATCTCGCGCGATCCTTCGGCGATGTGCACGCCGTCCGCGATGCGAGCTTCGAGGTCGGGCCCGGCACCGTCGCCGGCCTCATCGGCCCGAACGGCTCCGGCAAGACCACGCTGCTGCTCATGCTCGCGACCCTCCTCGCCCCGGACGCCGGCAGCATCCGCATCGGCGGGCTCGATCCGGTCGCCGAACCCCGCGCGGTCCGCGAACGCATGGGGTGGATGCCGGACGCCCTCGGCGTCTGGCCGAGCCTCACGGTACGGGTCGCGCTCGAGATGAGCGGCCGCATGTACGGCCTCGGCCGCGCCCGGGCCGCCGAACGGGCCGCGGAGCTCATCCGCCTCGTCGACCTCGTGCCGCTCGCCGAGCAGCCGGCACGCGTGCTCTCCCGCGGGCAGAAGCAGCGCCTGAGCCTCGCCCGCGCGCTCGTGCACGACCCGGCCGTGCTGCTCCTGGACGAACCGGCCTCGGGCCTCGACCCCGCCGCCCGCGTCGCGCTCCGGGTGCTCGTGCGTCGCGTCGCCGCCGAGGGCAAGACCGTGCTCGTCTCCAGCCACGTGCTCGCCGAGCTCGAGGAGATGGCCGACACGGCCGTCTACCTCTCGGGCGGGGTGACGGCGGCGGCGGATGCCGTGGCGCGCGCGGCCCGGGCGAGCCGCGACTGGCGCATCCGCTCCCTCGATCCCGCCGCGCTCGCCGCCGCGCTGGAGGCGGCCGGGTACGGCGAGCACGCCCGCGTCGACCGCGGGGAGACGATCGTGCCCGTGACCGACGAGGCCGCGGCGGCGCAGCTGCTGGCCCATCTCACGGCGGCCGGAGTGCCGATCGTCGCCTACGGGCCGGCGGTCGGAGACCTGGAGCACGTCTTCCTCGACCTGAACGGAGAGCGCCCGTGA